The segment CCCGGCTTCGCAGGCGGTCTTGAAGATGAAGTGTCGCGCGCCCGCCTTCTCGAGCGCCGCGATCTGCCCCGCGATCCGATCCGGCGGGCCGTAGAGCAGGTATTTTTCCGCGATGCCGCGGAAGTCCATATTGTAGCGCCGGGAGAGGTCCTCCGTCCCCTTTTGCAGGGCACGGACTTCGTCATCGTCAATGTGGAAAAAAGCATGATGAGCGGGAGTCCATCTTCCCGCCTCGATGCCGAGGTCGCGGCCGGCTTCATCGGCCCAGCCTCGCATCTGATCGAGGCCCGCTGCGAAGCGCTCTGGGGTGAAGAGGTAGGAGACGTAGCCGTCCCCCAGAAGGGCGGCGCGTCTTCGGGCGGCGTCGCTCCTTCCGCCGACCCAGATGGGCGGCCCGCCGGGGGTGGCGGGTGGCGGCATCTGGCGCACCGGGCCGAACCGCCAGAATCGCCCCTCGTGGGAAACCTCCTCGCCGCTCCAGAGCTTCCGGCAGATGGCGATGGCCTCATCCGTCCGCGCGCCCCGCTCGCCGTGGGGCACTCCGCAAAGCTCGAACTCCTCGACGCCTTCTCCGCCGATCCCGATCCCGAAGATGAGGCGGCCGCCCGAGAGATAGTCCACCGTGGCGGCGGTCTTGGCGGCGATGGCGGG is part of the bacterium genome and harbors:
- a CDS encoding LLM class flavin-dependent oxidoreductase is translated as PAIAAKTAATVDYLSGGRLIFGIGIGGEGVEEFELCGVPHGERGARTDEAIAICRKLWSGEEVSHEGRFWRFGPVRQMPPPATPGGPPIWVGGRSDAARRRAALLGDGYVSYLFTPERFAAGLDQMRGWADEAGRDLGIEAGRWTPAHHAFFHIDDDEVRALQKGTEDLSRRYNMDFRGIAEKYLLYGPPDRIAGQIAALEKAGARHFIFKTACEAGDEMGQMLRMGEEIVPEARK